In the genome of Mucisphaera calidilacus, one region contains:
- a CDS encoding RidA family protein: MSDLNHPRRALAALGYELPKPAAAVASYLPATRQNDLIVISGQLPLVDGELMVSGPVPSAVSVEKAAKAAGRCVVNALAAADALLEADWSCVERIVRVGVFVWGDEGFAEQHLVANGASDLLVRAFGDQGRHARAAVGVSGLPLGASVEVELWLGLAGSA, translated from the coding sequence ATGAGCGATCTCAATCACCCCCGGCGTGCGCTCGCAGCGCTCGGCTACGAACTCCCCAAGCCCGCCGCGGCGGTCGCCTCCTATCTGCCCGCCACGCGGCAGAACGACCTGATCGTGATCAGCGGCCAGCTGCCGCTGGTCGATGGCGAGTTGATGGTTTCCGGTCCGGTGCCCTCCGCCGTTTCTGTTGAGAAGGCCGCCAAGGCCGCTGGCCGGTGCGTGGTCAACGCTCTGGCCGCCGCCGATGCGCTGCTCGAGGCTGACTGGTCGTGCGTCGAGCGAATCGTCCGCGTCGGCGTGTTCGTGTGGGGGGACGAGGGCTTTGCGGAGCAGCACCTGGTCGCCAACGGGGCCAGCGACCTGCTGGTGCGGGCTTTTGGCGATCAGGGCCGGCACGCGCGGGCCGCGGTCGGCGTCAGCGGCCTGCCGCTGGGGGCCTCCGTGGAGGTCGAGTTGTGGCTGGGACTTGCGGGGTCGGCTTGA
- the fliM gene encoding flagellar motor switch protein FliM: MTDMLDQNEIDSLLAAVEGGDVETEVDTGPSLVYSLRRGGITDAELEIRDYDFKRPERVSKDQMRALETLHDVFSRGFGASLSGFLRTIVEVKVADIEQMTFSEFTHSLPNPTCFNLLSCKPLDGSICLDLSPLIIYPIIDRLLGGSNAELFIPQRPLTAIELRLVNKIISRGMDALREAWQNIVEIKFNLEESESNPALVQIVPPNEVVVVVGFEMKMGGRAGTMSLCIPYNVIEPVVERLSNQTWEAYKKSVRNTQIRQRVAEHLEVARVPIRALLAETRLSIGDLKHLQAGDIITTEKPASAPLAMEIGGQRKFIGQLGQYRGNRAFKVTRKIQPKDRV; this comes from the coding sequence ATGACCGACATGCTCGACCAGAATGAAATCGATTCGCTGTTGGCAGCGGTCGAGGGCGGCGACGTCGAAACCGAGGTCGATACCGGGCCGTCGCTGGTCTACTCCCTGCGCCGAGGCGGGATCACCGACGCCGAGTTGGAAATCCGGGACTACGACTTCAAGCGGCCCGAGCGTGTCTCCAAGGACCAGATGCGAGCGCTCGAGACACTCCACGACGTCTTCAGCCGGGGCTTCGGCGCGTCGCTCTCGGGCTTCCTGCGGACGATCGTCGAGGTCAAGGTCGCTGACATCGAGCAGATGACCTTCTCGGAGTTCACCCACTCCCTGCCGAACCCGACCTGCTTCAACCTGCTCAGCTGCAAGCCGCTCGACGGAAGCATCTGCCTCGACCTCTCGCCGCTGATCATCTACCCGATCATCGACCGCCTGCTGGGCGGCTCAAACGCCGAGCTGTTCATCCCGCAGCGGCCACTCACGGCGATCGAGCTGCGGCTGGTCAACAAGATCATCTCCCGCGGGATGGACGCGCTGCGCGAGGCGTGGCAGAACATCGTCGAGATCAAGTTCAACCTCGAGGAGTCGGAGTCGAACCCGGCGCTGGTGCAGATCGTGCCGCCAAACGAGGTGGTCGTGGTGGTCGGCTTCGAGATGAAGATGGGCGGGCGTGCGGGCACGATGTCGCTGTGCATCCCCTACAACGTCATCGAGCCGGTGGTCGAACGCCTCTCGAACCAGACGTGGGAGGCGTACAAGAAGTCAGTGCGGAACACGCAGATCCGACAGCGTGTCGCCGAGCATCTGGAGGTGGCCCGCGTGCCGATTCGTGCCCTGCTCGCCGAGACCAGGCTCTCGATCGGCGACCTCAAGCACCTGCAGGCCGGCGACATCATCACGACCGAGAAACCGGCCTCGGCCCCGCTGGCCATGGAGATCGGCGGGCAGCGCAAGTTCATCGGCCAGCTCGGCCAGTACCGGGGCAACCGCGCGTTCAAGGTGACCCGCAAGATCCAGCCCAAGGACCGGGTCTAA
- a CDS encoding beta/alpha barrel domain-containing protein, translating to MTKQSGMLIDEAMEPILISAPFGNYIQPEGSTPTVGTFTAMARGWRVWRILRTLRYSISLDAWTNRIGLRNPGMPWYARRVAAGKKRADHAVVSIHGFDRPQWSELLALTAEVEPLAVELNMSCPNVGEIGLPEGLFEEAVATGVPVIVKVPPIRFEAMSEKAIEAGVWGFHAVNTLPVRGGGMSGAPLHPLALRCVADLRRMIGDHGQKIVGGGGIIRNHHIDAFVDAGADYVALGTKTMDPRLLFTDGPVRGLIEHAHRVVHPR from the coding sequence ATGACCAAACAGTCGGGCATGCTCATAGACGAAGCGATGGAGCCGATCCTCATCTCGGCGCCGTTTGGCAACTACATCCAGCCCGAAGGCTCGACCCCTACGGTGGGCACCTTCACGGCGATGGCGCGGGGCTGGCGTGTCTGGCGGATCCTGCGCACGCTGCGTTACTCCATCTCGCTCGACGCCTGGACCAACCGCATCGGCCTGCGCAACCCCGGCATGCCCTGGTACGCCCGACGTGTCGCCGCCGGCAAGAAGCGAGCCGACCACGCCGTGGTCAGTATTCATGGTTTTGACCGGCCCCAGTGGTCGGAGCTGCTGGCCCTGACCGCCGAGGTCGAGCCGCTGGCCGTCGAGCTGAACATGAGCTGCCCGAACGTCGGCGAGATCGGCCTGCCCGAGGGGCTGTTCGAGGAGGCGGTGGCGACCGGCGTCCCGGTGATCGTCAAGGTGCCGCCGATCCGCTTCGAGGCGATGTCGGAGAAGGCGATCGAGGCGGGCGTCTGGGGGTTCCACGCCGTCAACACCCTGCCGGTCCGAGGCGGGGGGATGAGCGGAGCGCCGCTGCACCCGCTGGCGTTGCGCTGCGTCGCGGACCTGAGGCGGATGATCGGCGACCACGGCCAGAAGATCGTGGGCGGCGGCGGGATCATCCGCAACCACCACATCGACGCCTTCGTCGACGCCGGTGCCGACTACGTCGCCCTCGGCACCAAGACGATGGATCCCCGGCTGCTCTTCACCGACGGGCCGGTGCGCGGGCTGATTGAGCACGCCCACAGGGTCGTGCACCCTCGTTGA
- a CDS encoding ComF family protein, with the protein MLDRVAPPEVGTGDWAPDPPDRYCPRCGLCVGPGEVMGGRCSRCRALKLPWQSLTRLGRYRPPLSDWVKRLKYKGCYRWAERLGTELAAALPSDLPPCTVVPTPMHVVRRYLRGLDHAELLALAVACQQGWPMRRLLRRRRLTPPQSSVPPSERMANLARAIEPKRLRSDRVPERVLLVDDVKTTGATLTRCCRALNKLGIREIHVAVVAVAEP; encoded by the coding sequence TTGCTTGATCGTGTCGCGCCACCCGAGGTCGGCACGGGCGACTGGGCACCCGACCCGCCCGACCGCTACTGCCCGCGATGCGGCCTCTGCGTCGGCCCCGGAGAGGTGATGGGGGGCCGCTGCTCCCGCTGCCGTGCCCTGAAACTGCCCTGGCAGAGCCTCACCAGGCTGGGCCGCTACCGCCCGCCCCTCTCCGACTGGGTCAAACGCCTCAAGTACAAGGGGTGCTACCGCTGGGCCGAACGGCTCGGCACCGAACTCGCCGCCGCCCTGCCGTCAGATCTCCCGCCCTGCACGGTGGTGCCCACGCCGATGCACGTCGTCCGCCGGTATCTGCGGGGGCTCGATCACGCCGAACTGCTGGCTCTCGCCGTCGCCTGCCAGCAAGGCTGGCCGATGCGCCGATTACTACGTCGACGCCGACTCACCCCGCCTCAGTCGAGTGTCCCGCCCAGCGAGCGGATGGCCAACCTCGCGCGTGCGATCGAGCCGAAACGCCTGCGCAGCGACCGCGTCCCCGAACGCGTCCTGTTGGTCGATGACGTCAAGACCACAGGTGCGACCCTCACCCGCTGCTGCCGGGCGCTCAACAAGCTCGGCATCAGGGAGATCCACGTCGCCGTGGTCGCCGTCGCCGAGCCGTGA
- the pheT gene encoding phenylalanine--tRNA ligase subunit beta, with amino-acid sequence MKISLAWLNVYLDRPVDADEAERLLTSQGFPIEERASQPNGDVMMDVEVTSNRGDCLSHLGVAREICAGSGRSLIVPENEVSESGEWPASAVKLSVDDPEGCPYYTARVIRGVKVGPSPQWLRERLEAIGLRSVNNIVDITNYVLMKTGQPLHAFDLTMLAGPEIRVRRAKKGETIKAIDGSEHELSESMLVIADAERPCAVAGVMGGLESEVTEKTEDILLEAAIFEPLTVRSTSRALKLASDSSFRFERRVDPRGVSWASLRATQLILELAGGSLSAGELAVGQPDMEPTTLSLRGDRCRTLLGMDLSDQQQADYLNKLGFEPHVSEGVIRCTIPTYRFDLTREVDLIEEVARLHGMDAIPVTEKISLVARAEEARVTARKLIGTCLEGQGFHETVTPSLSEPAEAEVLLPDGGSLIQLEGQRRTDRALRPSLLASLLHCRKINQDHGNHGVRLFEAAAVWWSTPEGKQERRRLGLLMDAEDPAESLRVLKGAIAELIEALAGSGADELAFAEADLRGYEPGARVLLGERELGQFGLASKKLTDHFDLQNRVVLAELDLDVLLDLYPPAYSAAVPPRMPGIERDLSVIVDESVAWSAIEGVIDGVSPERMERLDFLGIYRGKPVPKGRKSLSLRMLFRDPEQTLRHDAVDGEVDAVVAALTQKVGAELRV; translated from the coding sequence ATGAAGATCAGTCTTGCATGGTTAAACGTCTATCTCGACCGCCCCGTGGACGCCGACGAGGCCGAGCGCCTGCTCACCAGTCAGGGCTTTCCCATTGAGGAGCGTGCGTCTCAGCCCAACGGCGACGTGATGATGGACGTCGAGGTGACGAGCAACCGCGGCGACTGCCTGAGTCACCTGGGCGTGGCCCGGGAGATCTGTGCCGGCTCGGGACGGTCGCTGATCGTCCCCGAGAACGAGGTCTCGGAATCGGGCGAGTGGCCTGCCTCGGCGGTCAAGCTGTCGGTGGACGACCCCGAGGGGTGCCCGTACTACACGGCCCGGGTGATCCGTGGCGTGAAGGTGGGCCCCAGCCCGCAGTGGCTGCGCGAGCGGCTCGAGGCGATCGGGCTGCGGAGCGTCAACAACATCGTCGACATCACCAACTACGTCCTGATGAAGACGGGCCAGCCGCTGCACGCCTTCGACCTGACCATGCTCGCCGGTCCCGAGATCCGGGTCCGCCGGGCGAAGAAGGGCGAGACGATCAAGGCGATCGACGGGTCGGAGCACGAGCTCAGCGAGTCGATGCTGGTGATCGCCGATGCCGAGCGTCCCTGCGCGGTTGCGGGCGTGATGGGCGGGCTGGAGAGCGAGGTGACCGAGAAGACCGAGGACATCCTCCTCGAGGCGGCGATCTTCGAGCCCTTGACGGTCCGCTCGACCAGCCGGGCGCTGAAGCTCGCGAGTGATTCGAGTTTCCGTTTCGAGCGGCGGGTCGATCCGCGTGGCGTGTCGTGGGCCAGCCTGCGTGCGACACAGTTGATCCTCGAACTGGCGGGCGGGTCGCTCTCGGCGGGCGAGTTGGCCGTCGGTCAACCGGACATGGAGCCGACTACGCTGTCGCTGCGTGGCGACCGCTGCCGAACTTTGCTGGGGATGGACCTGAGCGATCAGCAGCAGGCCGATTACCTCAACAAACTCGGCTTCGAGCCGCATGTCAGTGAGGGCGTGATCCGCTGCACGATCCCGACCTACCGCTTCGACCTGACTCGTGAGGTGGACCTGATCGAGGAGGTCGCCCGGCTGCACGGCATGGACGCGATCCCCGTCACCGAGAAGATCTCGCTCGTGGCGCGTGCCGAGGAGGCGCGTGTCACGGCGCGCAAGCTGATCGGCACCTGCCTCGAGGGCCAGGGCTTTCACGAGACGGTGACGCCCTCGCTCAGCGAGCCGGCGGAGGCGGAGGTGCTGCTGCCGGACGGCGGGTCGCTGATCCAGCTGGAGGGGCAGCGGCGGACCGATCGTGCACTGCGGCCGAGCCTGCTGGCGAGCCTGCTGCACTGCCGGAAGATCAACCAGGACCACGGCAACCATGGCGTGCGTCTGTTTGAGGCGGCGGCGGTCTGGTGGTCGACGCCCGAGGGCAAGCAGGAACGGCGTCGGCTGGGCTTGCTCATGGACGCCGAGGACCCCGCCGAATCCCTGCGTGTCCTCAAGGGGGCGATCGCCGAGTTGATCGAGGCGCTGGCCGGCTCGGGCGCGGATGAACTGGCCTTCGCGGAGGCCGACCTGCGGGGTTACGAGCCGGGCGCACGCGTGTTGCTCGGCGAGCGCGAGCTGGGGCAGTTTGGCCTCGCCTCCAAGAAGCTGACCGACCACTTCGACCTGCAGAACCGTGTCGTGCTGGCGGAGCTGGACCTCGACGTGCTGCTCGATCTGTACCCGCCGGCCTACTCCGCGGCGGTGCCGCCGAGGATGCCCGGCATCGAGCGTGACCTCTCGGTGATCGTCGACGAATCGGTGGCCTGGTCGGCGATCGAGGGCGTGATCGATGGCGTCAGCCCCGAGCGGATGGAGCGTCTGGACTTTCTCGGCATCTACCGCGGCAAGCCGGTGCCCAAAGGCCGCAAGAGCCTGAGCCTGCGCATGCTCTTCCGGGATCCGGAGCAGACGCTGAGGCACGACGCGGTGGACGGCGAGGTCGACGCGGTCGTGGCGGCGCTGACCCAGAAGGTCGGTGCCGAGCTGCGTGTCTGA
- a CDS encoding DNA-directed RNA polymerase subunit omega, translated as MIEALKDDAVINQLGGRFKFTALVQQRVRELMDGARPLVERQGRSDIEIAVAEIVEGKITLGLASSEDDEA; from the coding sequence TTGATCGAAGCCCTTAAGGACGATGCCGTTATCAACCAGCTCGGTGGCCGCTTCAAGTTCACCGCACTGGTTCAGCAACGTGTCCGCGAGCTGATGGATGGCGCACGCCCGCTCGTCGAGCGTCAGGGACGCAGCGACATCGAGATCGCCGTCGCCGAGATCGTCGAGGGCAAGATCACCCTGGGCCTGGCGTCGTCCGAAGACGACGAAGCCTGA
- a CDS encoding flavoprotein, translating into MNDGNPPAPPQEPDASASPLSGRRVLLAVTGGIAAYKAASLASALVKAGTELRVVMTESAQRFIGPTTFASLSGRPVITSIWQTDDRPDAQHVAVARDADLMVIAPATANTLAKIAAGLCDDPVSLAASALPAGTPLVIAPAMNADMWANPINQRNLKTLREYLPGLSMVDPESGWQACRTEGRGRMAEPETILLHVTERLSQA; encoded by the coding sequence ATGAACGACGGGAACCCCCCTGCCCCGCCTCAGGAACCCGACGCGTCCGCGTCGCCCCTGTCAGGCCGCAGGGTGCTGCTCGCCGTCACGGGCGGGATCGCAGCCTATAAAGCAGCCTCGCTCGCCTCGGCACTGGTCAAGGCGGGCACCGAACTCCGTGTTGTCATGACCGAGTCGGCCCAGCGGTTCATCGGCCCGACCACCTTCGCCTCGCTCTCGGGACGCCCGGTCATCACCTCGATCTGGCAGACCGACGACCGCCCCGACGCCCAGCACGTCGCCGTCGCCCGCGACGCCGACCTCATGGTCATCGCCCCCGCCACGGCGAACACGCTCGCCAAGATCGCGGCCGGGCTCTGCGACGACCCCGTCTCACTCGCCGCCTCCGCCCTGCCCGCCGGCACGCCGCTGGTGATCGCCCCCGCGATGAACGCCGACATGTGGGCCAACCCCATCAACCAGCGGAACCTCAAGACCCTGCGCGAGTACCTGCCCGGCCTCTCGATGGTCGATCCCGAATCGGGCTGGCAGGCCTGCCGCACCGAGGGCCGCGGGCGCATGGCCGAACCCGAGACCATCCTCCTGCACGTCACCGAACGCCTGTCTCAGGCTTAG
- a CDS encoding pyridoxamine 5'-phosphate oxidase family protein — MQMPDFDVIQEVSVFLAACRTASLATVGEQGEPHAANVQYATDGGMNLVWVSSPQSEHSVDIEQSTHVAVTVYGHDDRPQGIHGVQMRGRAERITDNASLNAAWEAYTAKFPFVAVDPQFKVMLEKQAFWRFTPGWIRWIDNRKGFGWKVERELV, encoded by the coding sequence ATGCAGATGCCCGACTTCGACGTGATTCAGGAAGTGAGTGTGTTTCTGGCGGCCTGCCGGACGGCGTCGCTGGCGACGGTGGGCGAGCAGGGCGAGCCGCACGCGGCGAACGTCCAGTACGCGACCGACGGGGGGATGAATCTGGTCTGGGTGTCCTCGCCTCAGTCGGAGCACAGCGTTGACATCGAACAGTCGACGCACGTGGCGGTCACGGTCTACGGGCATGACGACCGGCCGCAGGGGATCCATGGCGTGCAGATGCGTGGGCGGGCCGAGCGGATCACCGACAACGCCTCACTCAACGCGGCGTGGGAGGCTTACACGGCGAAGTTCCCGTTCGTCGCGGTCGATCCCCAGTTCAAGGTGATGCTGGAGAAGCAGGCCTTCTGGCGCTTCACGCCCGGATGGATTCGGTGGATCGATAACCGCAAGGGCTTCGGCTGGAAGGTCGAACGCGAGCTTGTCTAA
- a CDS encoding LL-diaminopimelate aminotransferase, which produces MARVNENFLKLQSGFLFPEIARRVEAYTQEHAGAVADKPIIKMGLGDVTQPLPAACVEAMHKAVDEQASADSFHGYAQHVGYDWLREAIAEHDFRSRGCDIAFDEVFISDGAKSDCANILDLLASGGVNRMAITDPAYPVYVDTNVIAGNTGAGLEGGGYEGLLYLAMTPDNGFDPPKPTEPVDVVYLCYPNNPTGAAIGKEALQAWVDWARERDVLLFFDAAYEAFITDPAVPHSVFECDGAAECAIEMRSYSKSAAFTGTRCGYCVIPKALTAKTAADDRVQLNPLWLRRQRTKFNSVCYIVQRAAEALYSDAGKAQVRERAAYYLENARLLGAAIRAAGLSVHGGENAPYLWVGTPDGMDSWGFFDHLLREAHVVVTPGAGMGPAGEGFVRVSAFPSREDVERVVERVGPLL; this is translated from the coding sequence ATGGCACGTGTGAACGAGAACTTCCTGAAGCTCCAGAGCGGGTTCCTGTTTCCCGAGATCGCCCGTCGGGTGGAGGCGTACACGCAGGAGCACGCCGGGGCGGTCGCCGACAAGCCGATCATCAAGATGGGTCTGGGCGACGTGACCCAGCCGCTGCCGGCGGCGTGTGTCGAGGCGATGCACAAGGCGGTGGACGAGCAGGCTTCGGCCGACAGCTTCCACGGCTACGCCCAGCACGTCGGGTATGACTGGCTGCGCGAGGCGATCGCCGAGCACGACTTCCGGTCACGCGGGTGTGATATCGCGTTCGACGAGGTGTTCATCTCGGACGGTGCGAAGTCGGACTGCGCCAACATCCTTGACCTGCTCGCGAGCGGCGGGGTGAACCGGATGGCGATCACCGACCCGGCTTATCCGGTCTACGTCGACACCAACGTGATCGCGGGCAACACCGGCGCGGGGCTGGAGGGCGGCGGGTACGAGGGCCTGCTCTACCTGGCGATGACGCCCGACAATGGGTTCGACCCGCCCAAGCCGACGGAGCCGGTCGACGTTGTCTACCTCTGTTATCCGAACAACCCGACCGGCGCGGCGATCGGCAAGGAAGCGCTGCAGGCGTGGGTCGACTGGGCCCGCGAGCGTGACGTGCTGCTGTTTTTTGATGCGGCGTACGAGGCGTTCATCACGGACCCGGCGGTCCCGCACTCGGTCTTCGAGTGCGACGGCGCGGCCGAGTGTGCGATCGAGATGCGCAGCTATTCCAAGAGCGCCGCGTTCACGGGCACGCGTTGCGGCTACTGCGTGATCCCCAAGGCGTTGACGGCGAAGACGGCGGCGGATGATCGGGTCCAGCTCAACCCGCTCTGGCTGCGTCGGCAGCGCACCAAGTTCAACTCGGTCTGCTACATCGTCCAGCGGGCGGCGGAGGCGCTCTACAGCGACGCGGGCAAGGCGCAGGTGCGCGAGCGCGCGGCCTACTACCTGGAGAACGCGCGATTGCTCGGCGCTGCGATCCGTGCGGCGGGGCTGAGCGTGCACGGCGGCGAGAACGCGCCGTATCTGTGGGTCGGGACGCCCGATGGCATGGACAGCTGGGGGTTCTTCGATCACCTGCTGCGTGAGGCGCACGTGGTCGTGACGCCCGGGGCGGGGATGGGGCCTGCGGGCGAGGGTTTCGTGCGCGTGAGCGCCTTCCCGTCGCGTGAAGATGTTGAGCGGGTGGTGGAACGCGTGGGGCCGCTGCTCTAG